One window from the genome of Salmo salar chromosome ssa25, Ssal_v3.1, whole genome shotgun sequence encodes:
- the kctd4 gene encoding BTB/POZ domain-containing protein KCTD4: MEWKLRRMDSDLSQINPDLLQPSKSIKKPSSGTITLNVGGFLYAAHRTTLSRHQGSVLEELASGRKPIQHTDSMGNPFIDRDGPVFRHILNFLRTGDLQLPDDFREVGLLRGEAEFYRLSGLVEAISEWEGMRAAQREPAFLEVTDERSQGFKVYCSDPSFIDKIKGRLVQISKSRLDGFPEEFEVSSNVIQFRHFIKSDPGSRLVLKQDSTFLCTLECLKLETVMLALKAGFSLISSLDSSKGSVVAAEALHFVK, from the coding sequence ATGGAATGGAAACTCAGAAGGATGGACAGTGACCTGAGTCAGATCAACCCAGACCTGCTGCAGCCCAGCAAGAGCATCAAGAAGCCCTCCTCAGGCACCATCACTCTCAACGTGGGGGGCTTTCTCTATGCCGCGCACCGCACCACCCTCAGCCGCCACCAGGGGTCAGTGTTGGAGGAGCTGGCCAGCGGCAGGAAGCCCATCCAGCACACTGACTCCATGGGCAACCCCTTCATCGACCGCGACGGCCCAGTGTTCAGACACATCCTCAACTTCCTGCGGACCGGAGACCTGCAGCTGCCCGACGACTTCCGAGAGGTGGGCCTTCTGAGAGGAGAAGCAGAGTTCTACCGCCTCAGCGGATTGGTGGAGGCCATTTCAGAGTGGGAGGGGATGCGGGCGGCGCAACGGGAGCCCGCCTTCCTGGAGGTGACTGACGAGAGGTCGCAGGGCTTCAAGGTGTACTGCAGCGACCCCTCCTTCATCGACAAGATCAAAGGGCGCCTGGTTCAGATCTCAAAGAGCCGGCTGGACGGCTTCCCAGAGGAGTTTGAGGTGTCGTCCAACGTGATCCAGTTCCGCCACTTCATCAAGTCGGACCCTGGCTCCAGGCTGGTGCTGAAGCAGGACAGTACCTTCCTGTGTACCCTGGAGTGTCTGAAGCTAGAGACGGTGATGCTGGCCCTGAAGGCTGGCTTCTCTCTAATCAGCTCTCTGGACAGCAGCAAGGGATCTGTGGTGGCCGCAGAGGCTCTGCACTTTGTCAAgtaa
- the LOC106586523 gene encoding LOW QUALITY PROTEIN: translationally-controlled tumor protein homolog (The sequence of the model RefSeq protein was modified relative to this genomic sequence to represent the inferred CDS: inserted 2 bases in 1 codon; substituted 1 base at 1 genomic stop codon), whose protein sequence is MIIYKDIITGDEMFXDIYKIKESPNGILFEVQGKDASPMQNENIDDSLLGANVSAEVQDDVCESSTVSGVDIVLNHKLQETSFTKDSYKGYIKDCMKAXVCVCAHMIKAKLEENNPDGVKPFTTGAQEEIKMIMGNMKNYQYFTGESMNPDGMVGLLDIRKDGITPFKDGLEMEKCASPFSSVYLCNNNTCYNQSTCVL, encoded by the exons ATGATAATCTACAAGGACATCATCACTG GGGATGAAATGTT AGATATTTACAAGATCAAAGAATCACCAAATGGGATCTTATTCGAAGTTCAGGGAAAGGATGCGTCTCCAATGCAG AACGAGAACATTGATGACTCTTTGCTGGGGGCGAATGTGTCGGCAGAAGTGCAGGATGACGTCTGTGAGTCCAGCACGGTCAGTGGAGTGGACATCGTCCTCAACCACAAACTGCAAGAGACATCCTTCACCAAGGACTCATACAAGGGATATATCAAGGACTGCATGAAGGCGTGA gtgtgtgtgtgtgcgcacatgatCAAGGCTAAGCTGGAGGAGAACAACCCAGATGGAGTGAAGCCCTTCACGACTGGAGCTCAGGAGGAGATCAAGATGATCATGGGCAACATGAAGAACTACCAG tattttacaggtGAGTCTATGAACCCAGATGGTATGGTTGGTCTGCTGGACATCCGTAAGGACGGCATCACTCCCTTCAAAGATGGCCTGGAGATGGAGAAATGCGCGAGTCCCTTTAGTTCAGTCTACTTGTGTAATAATAACACTTGTTATAACCAGTCTACTTGTGTGTTATAA